In Archangium violaceum, the following are encoded in one genomic region:
- a CDS encoding translocation/assembly module TamB encodes MSGSVSESGPGTPSSPRRRRGRWLLWGLLGFLGLVVVLVAGALVYLTGAAGEARVRALAVEQANKQLSGRLEVGGLDLGVRSAVLTGLKLYDPEGELVAEVERVEVQLGLAPLLRKHVVLRSARMEQPHLYLRQDERGLNLTRAIAPREPKPEEPATSQRGTLRFTLEDFQLENGSVDYVVEAPEGNREVRLDDLDANGAAAWVAATEGLDAKLDATASLARPTTGPVRLSLKAQGEEGKLNADVDLDAPGLGLQARGGMQGEQQAHAEVRNLTLGPELARALVPSYPVVVPVTLAGTVDQKGDTLQVDLGARAAGGTTEVKGALDMEQLRTDGLTARVRELDLAKLLGGGPSTQLAADLRVTGGGKSLETLQGTVDLTVPPSRIADRPLGPVELHASANNGRFELSQLQAQAPGASLTARGGGTQEDFRLEGRLVASNLDTFANTVGRLGSGKPLPLSGHGALDFTVSGSVRQPAIALSGGFDALAWADTAVTGLTLEARVPDVTQPLTADATLEAARLTTGGRTFENLNASLATQGRALEASVTTGGTTNLLLSLRGTVDKDSQGLGIDALALRYPEAGWTLQRPTHVSWGNGRVEVAPPLTLSSGPQSLSLALAMEGERITARTELQAFDLGRLPKAFLPPSLDVDGQLSGHLAVNGRLPQPDADMDLTLRGGRYQQYADLDLDLRGKYLRDRATGTFAMSAPAGRASANFDVPVQGLMKRRREPVSLELTMDQVDIGPALRMAGQPESATGILSGTVRVQGLANDPRLELSLKGSQLRYWGVPPQQPPPVVLAPGALPPELRGEPLGFELVARSDDKDGSLSARLDLRGIGSTAYASVETPFSLGRLISNPPTAAQFMETPMRKLEAHVTEAPLGLLSQLGLATRAGGLVSMTANLTGPLLAPVGELKVEARRATMNGIEPLDGTLTLYTDASSVKLQLVAKREASLLAQVDALIDAPIAALQDQEVVGQVPFKLHARSGPVPLRELPGMASQQQRTPAAPQQPLQGILSLELAASGTLDDPKVELTSGMQQLGVRQFALGQARLHYTYEDTRSALDALLTSPNGGTLLVRGQAKQTLSLPAMRRGVDFTRASFEMDLDARQFDLSFLSGSQIPMVRTIGGMLQADAHMSGTVGAPSYRGTFQWKDGRLALDGYGEYRDVQVALDVTDKHLALTELSARSGSGTLRFTAQADRKLTDGRKGPESYYDLTGEGEMNDFPLVSDDQLIATLSLHTTLKGLVSDKQVYLSDVSLPEAHINLPEAKRKDVQSMDRPEGIVLVRNGVPLEPDKRKKAPANGNAPGTATGGAGTQEESQLRYEIIVNAPRNLWIHSSDINAELGFERGLRVQYQNDELSLGGTVKVLRGEVEVLGRRFTVQNSSYVRFTGPPTQPFINATAEYDNERSGVKVFVAIRGQGKDFTIKPTSDPPLPETEIYTLLATGRRTLRAGSGASMNQGQVASVLGSVLASQVRNALAAKLPLDVFTLEAGDDGLAGTRLEVGKYLTEKLYLGYSGRLGTPQNQSTTRRENANTVRLEYQFTPSWGFQLEYGDLQVGGADVIWGKEY; translated from the coding sequence TTGAGCGGCAGCGTCAGCGAATCGGGTCCCGGGACTCCCTCCTCTCCTCGGCGCCGCCGGGGACGTTGGCTCCTCTGGGGCCTGCTCGGTTTCCTCGGGCTCGTGGTGGTGCTCGTGGCCGGCGCGCTCGTCTACTTGACGGGAGCCGCCGGTGAGGCCCGCGTCCGCGCCCTGGCCGTCGAGCAGGCGAACAAGCAGCTCTCCGGCCGCCTGGAGGTGGGGGGACTGGACCTGGGTGTGCGCTCCGCTGTCCTCACCGGGTTGAAGCTGTATGACCCCGAGGGGGAGCTGGTGGCGGAGGTGGAGCGGGTGGAGGTGCAACTGGGACTCGCCCCGCTGCTGCGCAAGCACGTGGTGCTGCGCTCCGCGCGGATGGAGCAGCCCCACCTCTACCTCCGTCAGGACGAGCGCGGCCTCAACCTCACCCGTGCCATCGCTCCCCGGGAGCCCAAGCCGGAGGAGCCCGCCACGTCGCAGCGGGGCACCCTGCGATTCACCCTCGAGGACTTCCAGCTGGAGAATGGCTCCGTCGATTACGTGGTCGAGGCGCCGGAGGGCAACCGCGAGGTGCGCCTGGATGACCTCGATGCCAACGGCGCCGCGGCCTGGGTGGCGGCCACCGAGGGACTCGACGCGAAGCTCGACGCCACCGCCAGCCTCGCCCGTCCCACGACGGGCCCGGTGCGCCTGTCCCTGAAGGCACAAGGTGAAGAGGGCAAGCTGAACGCCGACGTGGACCTCGACGCTCCCGGACTCGGCCTCCAGGCCCGCGGTGGGATGCAGGGCGAGCAGCAGGCACACGCCGAGGTGCGCAACCTCACCCTCGGCCCGGAGCTGGCGCGCGCCCTCGTGCCCTCGTACCCCGTGGTCGTCCCCGTCACCCTCGCGGGTACCGTGGACCAGAAGGGGGACACGCTCCAGGTGGACCTGGGCGCTCGGGCCGCGGGCGGCACCACCGAGGTGAAGGGCGCCCTGGACATGGAGCAACTGCGCACGGACGGCCTCACCGCCCGCGTGCGCGAGTTGGACCTGGCGAAGCTGCTGGGCGGCGGACCGAGCACCCAGCTCGCGGCGGACCTGCGCGTGACGGGGGGCGGCAAGAGCCTGGAGACGCTCCAGGGGACGGTGGATCTCACCGTGCCGCCCTCGCGCATCGCCGACCGGCCACTCGGGCCGGTGGAGCTGCACGCCAGCGCGAACAACGGCCGCTTCGAGCTCTCCCAGCTCCAGGCGCAGGCTCCCGGCGCCAGCCTCACCGCGCGCGGCGGAGGCACCCAGGAGGATTTCCGCCTCGAGGGCCGACTCGTCGCCTCCAACCTGGACACCTTCGCCAACACCGTGGGCCGGCTGGGCAGTGGAAAGCCCCTGCCCCTCTCCGGCCATGGCGCCCTGGACTTCACCGTGTCCGGCTCCGTCCGCCAGCCCGCCATCGCCCTCTCCGGCGGGTTCGACGCGCTCGCCTGGGCGGACACGGCCGTGACGGGCCTCACGCTGGAGGCGCGCGTGCCGGACGTCACCCAGCCCCTCACCGCGGACGCCACGCTCGAGGCCGCCCGGCTGACCACCGGCGGCCGCACCTTCGAGAACCTGAATGCCTCGCTCGCCACCCAGGGCCGGGCCCTCGAGGCCAGCGTGACCACCGGGGGCACGACGAACCTCCTCCTCTCGCTGCGGGGCACCGTGGACAAGGACAGCCAGGGCCTCGGCATCGACGCCCTCGCGCTGCGCTACCCCGAGGCGGGGTGGACGCTCCAGCGCCCCACGCACGTGAGCTGGGGCAACGGCCGTGTGGAGGTAGCGCCGCCCCTCACCCTCTCCTCCGGGCCTCAATCCCTCTCGCTGGCCCTGGCCATGGAGGGCGAGCGCATCACCGCGCGCACGGAGCTACAGGCCTTCGACCTCGGACGACTGCCCAAGGCGTTCCTTCCGCCCTCGCTCGACGTGGACGGACAGCTCTCCGGCCACCTGGCGGTGAACGGGCGCCTGCCCCAGCCGGACGCCGACATGGACCTCACCCTGCGGGGCGGTCGCTACCAGCAATACGCGGACCTGGACCTCGACCTGCGGGGCAAGTACCTGCGAGACCGCGCCACCGGCACCTTCGCCATGAGCGCTCCCGCTGGCCGCGCCTCCGCCAACTTCGACGTCCCCGTGCAGGGACTGATGAAGCGCCGCCGCGAGCCCGTGAGCCTGGAGCTGACGATGGACCAGGTGGACATCGGCCCCGCGCTGCGCATGGCCGGGCAGCCCGAGTCCGCCACCGGCATCCTCTCCGGCACCGTGCGCGTACAGGGGCTGGCGAACGACCCGCGTCTGGAGCTGTCGCTGAAGGGCTCGCAGCTGCGCTACTGGGGCGTGCCTCCCCAGCAGCCCCCACCCGTGGTGCTCGCCCCCGGCGCGCTCCCACCCGAGCTGCGGGGTGAGCCGCTGGGCTTCGAGCTCGTCGCCCGCTCCGACGACAAGGACGGCTCGCTCAGCGCGCGCCTGGACCTCCGAGGCATCGGCTCGACGGCCTATGCCTCGGTGGAGACGCCCTTCTCCCTGGGCCGGCTGATCTCCAACCCGCCCACCGCGGCTCAATTCATGGAGACGCCCATGCGGAAGCTGGAGGCCCATGTGACCGAGGCTCCGCTGGGGCTGCTGTCGCAGCTCGGCCTCGCCACGCGGGCCGGTGGCCTGGTGTCCATGACGGCCAATCTCACCGGCCCCCTGCTGGCGCCCGTGGGCGAGCTGAAGGTGGAAGCCCGGCGGGCGACGATGAATGGCATCGAGCCGCTCGACGGCACCCTCACGCTGTACACGGACGCCTCCAGCGTGAAGCTCCAGCTCGTCGCGAAGCGCGAGGCCTCTTTGCTGGCGCAGGTGGACGCCCTCATCGACGCGCCCATCGCCGCGCTGCAGGACCAGGAGGTGGTGGGACAGGTGCCCTTCAAGCTCCACGCACGCAGCGGCCCCGTGCCCCTGCGGGAGCTGCCCGGCATGGCCTCGCAGCAGCAGCGGACGCCCGCCGCTCCCCAGCAGCCCCTCCAGGGCATCCTCTCCCTGGAGCTGGCCGCGAGCGGCACGCTGGATGACCCCAAGGTGGAGCTCACCTCCGGCATGCAGCAGCTCGGCGTGCGCCAGTTCGCGCTCGGCCAGGCGCGCCTCCACTACACCTACGAGGACACCCGCTCCGCGCTGGACGCGCTCCTCACCTCGCCCAATGGGGGCACGCTGCTGGTGCGCGGCCAGGCGAAGCAGACGCTCTCCCTGCCCGCGATGCGCCGGGGCGTGGACTTCACCCGCGCGTCCTTCGAGATGGACCTGGACGCGCGGCAGTTCGACCTGTCCTTCCTCTCCGGCTCGCAGATTCCCATGGTGCGCACCATCGGCGGCATGCTTCAGGCGGATGCTCACATGAGCGGCACCGTCGGAGCTCCCAGCTACCGCGGCACCTTCCAGTGGAAGGACGGCCGGCTCGCCCTCGATGGCTACGGCGAGTACCGGGACGTGCAGGTGGCGCTCGACGTCACCGACAAGCACCTGGCGCTCACCGAGCTCTCCGCCCGCAGCGGCTCCGGCACCCTGCGCTTCACCGCCCAGGCGGACCGGAAGCTCACCGACGGGAGGAAGGGTCCGGAGAGCTATTACGATCTCACCGGCGAGGGGGAGATGAATGACTTCCCGCTCGTCTCCGACGACCAGCTGATTGCCACCCTCTCCCTGCACACCACGCTCAAGGGACTGGTGAGCGACAAGCAGGTCTACCTGAGCGACGTCTCCCTCCCCGAGGCGCACATCAACCTCCCGGAGGCGAAGCGCAAGGACGTCCAGTCGATGGATCGCCCCGAGGGCATCGTCCTGGTGCGCAACGGGGTGCCGCTGGAACCGGACAAGCGCAAGAAGGCGCCCGCCAATGGAAACGCGCCCGGCACGGCCACGGGTGGTGCGGGCACGCAGGAGGAGTCGCAGCTCCGCTACGAAATCATCGTGAATGCCCCGAGGAACCTGTGGATCCACAGCTCGGACATCAACGCGGAGCTCGGTTTCGAGCGCGGCCTGCGCGTGCAATACCAGAACGACGAACTCTCCCTGGGCGGCACGGTGAAGGTCCTGCGCGGCGAGGTGGAGGTGCTGGGCCGGCGCTTCACGGTGCAGAACTCCAGTTACGTGCGCTTCACCGGCCCGCCGACCCAGCCCTTCATCAACGCCACCGCCGAGTACGACAACGAGCGCTCGGGCGTGAAGGTGTTCGTCGCCATCCGCGGACAGGGCAAGGACTTCACCATCAAGCCCACGAGTGATCCGCCGCTGCCGGAGACGGAGATCTACACCCTGCTGGCCACGGGCCGGCGCACGCTCCGGGCGGGCTCGGGCGCGTCGATGAACCAGGGACAGGTGGCGTCGGTGCTGGGCTCGGTGCTGGCCTCGCAAGTGCGCAACGCGCTGGCCGCGAAGCTGCCGCTGGACGTGTTCACCCTCGAGGCCGGTGACGATGGCCTGGCGGGGACGCGGCTGGAGGTGGGCAAGTACCTCACGGAGAAGCTGTACCTGGGCTACAGCGGCCGCCTGGGGACTCCGCAAAACCAGTCCACCACCCGGCGGGAGAACGCCAACACCGTGCGGCTGGAGTACCAGTTCACCCCGAGCTGGGGCTTCCAGCTGGAGTACGGTGACCTCCAGGTGGGTGGCGCGGACGTCATCTGGGGCAAGGAGTACTGA
- a CDS encoding BamA/TamA family outer membrane protein, whose protein sequence is MDVAARHLRQLLPVLVLLALSAGCATTSSSGAQAPDQPKVVGLDIQGTNQVKASDIKDKIVTSKTPWWEPFNPFVPPNYFDPNTWQADLKRILRYYESEGFYQAKILSEAVRPEGDDAVALEVNVSEGQPTQVTAVGVTGLEELPAAHREKALEELPLAQGHVFREEDWEAMKEVVQQRLRELGYAEATVSGEVRVDVVTLGAQVDLRVEPGPRYRFGTIFVATDANPQVNPRRIIEQAQGAVRKGDWFSESALAEAQARVFRMGVFGAVKVNRGAPDRDSRTVPVVVDVREAPFRSIRLGGGVGVDSARQEVRVLGEWTHRNFFGGLRRLTVGGRLGYAFIPNITAAFDKIDIDGDGDGDEPNISTPHGLVGQLYVQFEQPRFLARDLRLQASLTGERGLEQAYNFIGGRGRGGVVWQPHPDFSLNSSYNLEVYRLQGQRGLQDQTTVPPLVLGCPSGTGQLDTCNISVSYLEEIAEWDRRNDPLAPNSGYYAALSLQAGGGPLLGDYTFGRVLPEVRGYINFGPKDRFILAARLRMGTLLTPVITNEAGERVRQESAIVNRFFGGGGSSMRGFNARRLSPMNKSNPGAEQPSDQVVPVGGNSLVETSVELRYKLFKDLELAAFHDSGLAGAGSLNFGPHQDDIRKESSRIFGDYHYQAVGIGVRYFTIVGPIRLDIARRLNIGKPLPIFDPTTGQAGDTVDGFKDCFGLGAKKDSNGKSVSVPYAGAPEGLCTFFLSIGEAF, encoded by the coding sequence GTGGACGTCGCGGCCCGACACCTTCGTCAACTCCTCCCAGTCCTCGTCCTCCTCGCCCTCTCGGCCGGGTGCGCCACCACCTCCTCTTCGGGCGCCCAGGCACCGGACCAGCCCAAGGTGGTGGGGCTCGACATCCAGGGCACCAACCAGGTCAAGGCCTCCGACATCAAGGACAAGATCGTCACCAGCAAGACACCCTGGTGGGAGCCCTTCAACCCCTTCGTCCCGCCGAACTACTTCGACCCCAACACGTGGCAGGCGGACCTCAAGCGCATCCTCCGTTACTACGAGTCCGAGGGCTTCTATCAGGCGAAGATCCTCTCCGAGGCGGTGCGGCCCGAGGGGGACGATGCCGTGGCGCTCGAGGTGAACGTGAGCGAGGGCCAGCCCACCCAGGTCACCGCCGTCGGCGTGACGGGCCTGGAGGAGCTGCCCGCGGCGCACCGGGAGAAGGCGCTGGAGGAGTTGCCACTGGCGCAGGGCCATGTCTTCCGCGAGGAGGATTGGGAAGCGATGAAGGAGGTGGTGCAACAGCGGCTGCGCGAGCTGGGCTACGCCGAGGCGACGGTGAGCGGCGAGGTCCGGGTGGACGTGGTCACGCTGGGAGCACAGGTGGACCTGCGGGTGGAGCCGGGCCCGCGCTACCGCTTCGGCACCATCTTCGTGGCCACGGACGCCAATCCGCAGGTGAACCCGCGGCGCATCATCGAGCAGGCGCAGGGCGCCGTCCGCAAGGGTGACTGGTTCAGCGAGTCGGCGCTGGCCGAGGCCCAGGCACGCGTCTTCCGCATGGGCGTCTTCGGCGCGGTGAAGGTCAACCGCGGCGCGCCAGACCGCGACTCCCGCACGGTGCCGGTGGTGGTGGACGTGCGCGAGGCCCCCTTCCGCTCCATCCGGCTGGGAGGCGGCGTGGGCGTGGACTCGGCCCGGCAGGAGGTGCGCGTGCTGGGCGAGTGGACGCACCGCAACTTCTTCGGCGGCCTGCGCCGGCTCACCGTGGGCGGCCGGCTGGGCTACGCCTTCATCCCCAACATCACCGCCGCCTTCGACAAGATCGACATCGATGGGGATGGGGACGGGGACGAGCCGAACATCTCCACCCCGCACGGCCTCGTCGGCCAGCTCTACGTCCAGTTCGAGCAGCCGCGGTTCCTCGCCCGCGACCTGCGGCTGCAGGCCTCCCTCACCGGGGAGCGGGGACTGGAGCAGGCCTACAACTTCATCGGCGGGCGCGGGCGAGGCGGTGTCGTCTGGCAGCCCCACCCGGACTTCTCCCTCAACTCCAGCTACAACCTGGAGGTCTACCGGCTCCAGGGCCAGCGAGGCCTGCAGGACCAGACGACCGTCCCGCCCCTCGTGCTGGGCTGCCCGTCGGGCACGGGTCAGCTGGACACCTGCAACATCTCGGTGAGCTACCTCGAGGAGATCGCCGAGTGGGACCGCCGCAATGATCCGCTCGCGCCGAACAGTGGCTACTACGCCGCGCTGTCACTGCAGGCAGGTGGTGGGCCGCTGCTGGGGGATTACACCTTCGGGCGCGTGCTCCCGGAAGTGCGCGGCTACATCAACTTCGGCCCGAAGGACCGCTTCATCCTCGCGGCGCGGCTGCGGATGGGCACCCTCCTGACCCCCGTCATCACCAACGAAGCCGGCGAGCGCGTCCGGCAGGAGAGCGCCATCGTCAACCGCTTCTTCGGGGGTGGAGGCTCCTCCATGCGTGGCTTCAACGCCCGGCGGCTGTCTCCCATGAACAAGAGCAACCCGGGCGCGGAGCAGCCCTCGGACCAGGTCGTCCCCGTCGGTGGCAACAGCCTCGTCGAGACCTCCGTGGAGCTGCGCTACAAGCTGTTCAAGGACCTGGAGCTCGCCGCCTTCCACGACTCCGGCCTGGCTGGCGCCGGCTCGCTGAACTTCGGTCCCCACCAGGACGACATCCGCAAGGAGAGCAGCCGCATCTTCGGAGACTACCACTACCAGGCGGTGGGTATCGGCGTGCGCTACTTCACCATCGTGGGGCCCATCCGGCTGGACATCGCCCGTCGGTTGAATATCGGCAAGCCCCTGCCCATCTTCGACCCCACGACGGGCCAGGCCGGCGACACCGTCGACGGATTCAAGGACTGCTTCGGACTCGGAGCGAAAAAGGACAGCAACGGGAAGAGCGTCTCCGTCCCTTACGCGGGAGCCCCGGAAGGACTCTGCACGTTCTTCCTGTCGATTGGAGAGGCGTTTTGA
- a CDS encoding 4-alpha-glucanotransferase produces the protein MASTGRISGLLLPLFSLRSKTDFGIGDFGGLDGLFHWMEAARQRLLMLLPLLPTAPGDPSPYATRSAFGLNALFINLEMLPEFHATGGEAALSDEDKRMLAEARSAPRIRYDLVFRLKGAAFRRAFEHFERTEWPRSPRAQEFAAWRQQQGEWLESYALYTAISHERNQSPWWEWPEPLRDRHPEALNAETARLEREVRYHAWLQWVAEVQWNAVRGLAKARGILLCGDEPFIIGQDSADVWAHRDVLRRDARLGVPPDAFSETGQDWGLPYFDFEQMQKDGYRWLKSRAAKAASYYDLRRVDHAVGYFRQWIRDEKTPKGRFIPDNEEAWKRQGEHHFRLLSQNAGIVAEDLGVIPPFVRTILKELGLPGYRVLRWERDDNVYRNPHDFPAVSLVTTGTHDTEPVAEWWETATDEERRSIARVYPEFQEATVTREFTPAIHRAMLASTLNAGSDLCVLPWQDVLGTRDRINLPGSMNDANWSYRITQNVEELLTLEETRTAAERLGLLTASARR, from the coding sequence ATGGCTTCCACCGGCCGCATTTCCGGTCTACTGCTTCCCCTCTTCTCCCTCCGCTCGAAGACCGACTTCGGTATCGGCGACTTTGGCGGGCTCGATGGCCTCTTCCACTGGATGGAGGCGGCGCGTCAGCGCCTGTTGATGCTGCTGCCGCTGCTGCCCACGGCCCCGGGCGATCCCAGCCCCTACGCCACGCGCTCGGCGTTCGGCCTCAACGCGCTCTTCATCAACCTGGAGATGCTGCCCGAGTTCCACGCCACCGGAGGCGAGGCGGCGCTCTCCGATGAGGACAAGCGCATGTTGGCCGAGGCGCGCTCGGCCCCCCGCATCCGCTATGACCTCGTCTTCCGCCTCAAGGGTGCCGCCTTCCGGCGCGCCTTCGAGCACTTCGAGCGCACCGAGTGGCCCCGCAGCCCGCGTGCCCAGGAGTTCGCGGCGTGGCGCCAGCAGCAGGGCGAATGGCTGGAGAGCTACGCGCTCTACACCGCCATCTCCCACGAGCGGAACCAGTCCCCCTGGTGGGAGTGGCCGGAGCCGCTGCGCGACCGGCACCCGGAGGCGCTCAACGCCGAGACGGCTCGGCTGGAGCGCGAGGTGCGCTACCACGCCTGGCTGCAATGGGTGGCCGAGGTGCAGTGGAACGCGGTGCGCGGGCTGGCCAAGGCGCGCGGCATCCTCCTGTGCGGTGACGAGCCCTTCATCATCGGCCAGGACAGCGCGGACGTCTGGGCCCACCGGGACGTGCTGCGCCGCGACGCGCGCCTGGGCGTGCCTCCGGACGCCTTTTCCGAGACGGGCCAGGACTGGGGCCTGCCCTACTTCGACTTCGAGCAGATGCAGAAGGACGGCTACCGCTGGCTCAAGTCGCGCGCCGCCAAGGCGGCCAGCTACTACGACCTGCGCCGGGTGGACCACGCGGTGGGCTACTTCCGCCAGTGGATTCGCGACGAGAAGACGCCCAAGGGCCGTTTCATCCCCGACAACGAGGAGGCCTGGAAGCGCCAGGGCGAGCACCACTTCCGCCTGCTGTCGCAGAACGCCGGCATCGTCGCCGAGGACCTGGGAGTGATTCCGCCCTTCGTGCGTACCATCCTCAAGGAGCTGGGCCTGCCGGGCTACCGGGTGCTGCGCTGGGAGCGCGACGACAACGTCTACCGCAACCCCCATGACTTCCCGGCCGTGTCGCTCGTCACCACCGGCACGCACGACACCGAGCCCGTGGCCGAGTGGTGGGAGACGGCCACCGACGAGGAGCGCCGGAGCATCGCGCGCGTCTACCCCGAGTTCCAGGAAGCCACCGTGACGCGCGAGTTCACCCCGGCCATCCACCGCGCCATGCTGGCCTCCACGCTCAACGCGGGGAGCGACCTGTGCGTGCTGCCCTGGCAGGACGTGCTCGGCACGCGTGACCGCATCAACCTGCCGGGCTCCATGAACGACGCCAACTGGTCCTACCGCATCACCCAGAACGTGGAGGAGCTCCTCACCCTCGAGGAGACGCGCACGGCCGCCGAGCGGCTGGGACTCCTCACCGCCTCGGCCCGTCGCTGA
- a CDS encoding DNA-3-methyladenine glycosylase, with product MSLPLSFYARPALTVARELLGAHLVVDEGGWRRVGRIVETEAYVGEHDLACHAAKGRTPRTEVLFGPPGRAYVYLIYGMYHCFNVVTDVEGVASAVLVRAVEPVEGLSPEARTDGPGRLCRALGLTLAHNRWDLASERLHLEAGRAVTEVEVERGPRIGVDYAGEWALEPYRLWVRGSQHVSRPPVRRRRERA from the coding sequence GTGTCTCTTCCGCTCTCCTTCTACGCGCGCCCCGCGCTCACCGTTGCCCGCGAATTGTTGGGTGCTCATCTCGTCGTCGACGAAGGGGGCTGGCGGCGCGTGGGCCGTATCGTGGAGACGGAGGCCTACGTCGGCGAGCACGACCTGGCCTGCCATGCCGCCAAGGGGCGTACCCCGCGTACCGAGGTGCTCTTCGGGCCGCCGGGGCGGGCCTACGTCTACCTCATCTACGGCATGTACCACTGCTTCAACGTGGTGACGGATGTGGAGGGGGTGGCGTCGGCGGTGCTGGTGCGGGCGGTGGAGCCGGTGGAGGGGCTGTCCCCGGAGGCCCGCACGGACGGGCCGGGGCGGCTGTGCCGTGCCTTGGGGTTGACACTGGCGCACAATCGCTGGGACCTGGCGAGCGAGCGGCTTCACCTGGAGGCGGGAAGGGCGGTGACCGAGGTCGAGGTGGAGCGGGGGCCGCGCATCGGGGTGGACTACGCCGGAGAGTGGGCCCTGGAACCCTACCGGCTCTGGGTCCGTGGCAGTCAACACGTGAGCCGTCCTCCCGTCCGCAGGCGCCGAGAGCGCGCTTGA
- a CDS encoding RNA polymerase sigma factor, whose product MSDEADKEEDRQLVARAQAGDISAFEALVDANRDKVYGLALRMTRSEADAAEISQDTFLSAYQHLKDFRGDAAFGSWVHRIAANNSLMRLRHRRVVQAAEGEIQGPEFTERGSLAEYPAQDWSRSAEGRILDAELGRAIQEATDRLPEGYREVFLLKDLDGLSYEQIAEVTGDSIPAIKSRLHRARLALREAIDRFYNQGSTSG is encoded by the coding sequence ATGTCCGACGAGGCCGACAAGGAAGAAGACCGGCAGCTCGTGGCGCGGGCCCAGGCCGGCGACATCAGCGCCTTCGAGGCGTTGGTGGATGCGAACCGGGACAAGGTGTACGGCTTGGCGCTGCGGATGACCCGCTCCGAGGCGGATGCCGCCGAAATCTCCCAGGACACCTTCCTGTCCGCCTATCAACACCTCAAGGACTTCCGCGGGGATGCGGCCTTTGGCTCGTGGGTGCACCGGATCGCCGCGAACAATTCCCTGATGCGGCTGCGGCACCGCCGCGTGGTGCAGGCGGCCGAGGGGGAGATCCAGGGCCCGGAGTTCACCGAGCGGGGGAGCCTGGCCGAGTACCCCGCCCAGGACTGGAGCCGGAGTGCCGAGGGCCGCATCCTGGACGCCGAGCTGGGGCGGGCCATCCAGGAGGCGACCGACCGGTTGCCCGAGGGGTACCGGGAGGTCTTTCTCTTGAAAGACCTGGATGGGCTCAGTTACGAACAGATCGCTGAGGTAACGGGGGATTCCATCCCCGCCATCAAGAGCCGGTTGCATCGCGCACGGCTCGCCCTTCGCGAAGCCATCGATCGGTTCTACAATCAGGGCAGTACGAGCGGGTGA
- a CDS encoding anti-sigma factor family protein, which yields MYTCKDAITLLLDFIDGEMSPEDAQHLREHLSGCAPCIDFLRTYKATPGLCKRALAQQMPQEVSTKLTEYLRARIKSAS from the coding sequence ATGTACACGTGTAAAGACGCCATCACCCTCCTGTTGGACTTCATCGATGGCGAGATGTCGCCCGAGGATGCTCAACATCTGCGCGAGCACCTGTCCGGTTGCGCGCCGTGCATCGATTTCCTGCGCACCTACAAGGCGACGCCGGGCCTGTGCAAGCGGGCGCTGGCCCAGCAGATGCCGCAGGAAGTGTCGACGAAGCTCACCGAATATCTGCGCGCGCGCATCAAGTCCGCCTCGTGA
- a CDS encoding radical SAM protein: MKLNLKSLSLPELEQALSAAQPSPTAVRKVFAAVFAHGAASVEEVCQAPQVPRRVAELLRENAEMPRLEVVERRRADDGFVKYLFASPLGGRVEAVRIPIFDEKYVVCVSSQVGCALACDFCMTGKLGFQRNLRTWEILDQVMQIRAEADRPVRGVVFMGMGEPLLNYAETLRAAQILSHPAGFAIAGPSITFSTAGMVPAIRRYVREGHPYRLAFSVTSAIPEKRIQVLPIEKAHPLPELVDAIREYATVRRERAMIAYVTISGFNMGREDALALKETFEGIPIKVDLIDVTDPTGKYLPPSADELKAFRDHLQILGAPIARRYSGGKEIGAACGTLEASQYGGVVLPPPEAAG; the protein is encoded by the coding sequence GTGAAACTCAACCTGAAGTCGCTGTCGCTGCCGGAATTGGAGCAGGCGCTGTCCGCCGCGCAGCCCTCTCCCACCGCGGTGCGCAAGGTGTTCGCCGCCGTGTTCGCCCATGGCGCCGCCTCGGTGGAGGAGGTGTGCCAGGCGCCCCAGGTGCCGCGGCGCGTCGCGGAGCTCCTCCGGGAGAACGCGGAGATGCCCCGGCTGGAGGTGGTGGAGCGCCGCCGGGCCGATGACGGCTTCGTGAAATACCTCTTCGCCTCGCCCCTGGGCGGCCGGGTGGAGGCGGTGCGCATCCCCATCTTCGACGAGAAGTACGTGGTGTGCGTCTCCAGCCAGGTGGGTTGCGCGCTGGCCTGCGACTTCTGCATGACGGGCAAGCTGGGCTTCCAGCGCAACCTGCGCACCTGGGAGATATTGGACCAGGTGATGCAGATCCGCGCCGAGGCGGACCGGCCCGTGCGCGGCGTGGTGTTCATGGGGATGGGGGAGCCGCTGCTCAACTACGCGGAGACGCTGCGCGCGGCGCAGATCCTCTCCCACCCGGCGGGCTTCGCCATCGCCGGTCCGTCCATCACCTTCTCCACCGCGGGCATGGTGCCGGCCATCCGGCGCTACGTGCGCGAGGGGCACCCGTACCGGCTGGCCTTCTCGGTGACGAGCGCCATTCCGGAGAAGCGCATCCAGGTGCTGCCCATCGAGAAAGCGCACCCGCTGCCGGAACTGGTGGACGCCATCCGCGAGTACGCTACGGTGCGCCGCGAACGGGCGATGATCGCCTACGTGACCATCAGCGGCTTCAACATGGGGCGCGAGGACGCGCTGGCGCTGAAGGAGACGTTCGAGGGCATCCCCATCAAGGTGGATCTCATCGACGTGACGGACCCGACGGGGAAGTACCTGCCGCCCTCGGCCGACGAGCTGAAGGCCTTCCGGGACCACCTGCAGATTCTGGGAGCGCCCATTGCCCGGCGCTACTCGGGGGGCAAGGAGATCGGCGCGGCGTGCGGGACGCTGGAAGCTTCACAGTATGGTGGAGTGGTGCTGCCGCCTCCCGAGGCCGCTGGTTAG